One window of Papaver somniferum cultivar HN1 chromosome 9, ASM357369v1, whole genome shotgun sequence genomic DNA carries:
- the LOC113309974 gene encoding probable disease resistance protein RF9, translated as MAEVATIAAVATASVAILKTFVLPEITSKRQVRYEIDQLGTTLQWLRLYGEEAYKNRKSDKKYKLYMNQMLDIALEAEDIIEEFIIKTKRGRNSINLELCHDLRDRIRNINEKVKLIPGTPQSTGDVPGSSYRDSSFFPVQQKIKVRRAEIFKEEEIRDEEPVKMYENSEKQVIDLLTGEDKELRIISIIGMGGVEKYTPEEVFMSIMKSSGSGDSDAEVTSEKVSACLKRKKYLIVLDDIWDIDAWTKLKGAFPNSKNGSRVLLTTRHKRVALEADKSSTSNNIHELSAINDEKKSWELFLKNYLPYSSGLVSDIDAYFSSHNLVEIGNQMMKKCHGLPLAIVVLGSLLSSLERKQSDRPINSVWSEEFLRSSWLCSQGDDSHKCPGILALSYDFLPYHLQPCFLYMSLFPGTSMIRVTKLFQYWIAEGFIQSSNGSGQTLEDIAKDYLEELIDGSLIQVGKRRSDGSVSTCHIHGLLHSISDSESTEDKFSQTFDSVDEFNSKQDSSSRRVVVYSKEQNEKYLSGSHNPRVRALMCHGDVHFPKDKCFNSLFEGFKSLRVLELNGYTKGIVSLPKAVEELIHLRYLSFGETKLQKINTSYLRKLVNLQTLNLKGHEVVAGDQSKKKYVVLDDQIWYLNQLRHLYLKNIGLPAANHKRNWPMSTVPKFGIDNLKQLQLLFVQAGDWINDGGLDKLSSVRKLKIEECLSSHSEKICGAVAKFTELRSLALIYKTCIDQPVINEELPLASIHLSDHTSLISLHLKGRILNWSRNIISFPSQLCKLKLSWSWITEDPMPILENLSSLRFLHLGFESYRGERMVCSSGGFVSLQTLELVSILSLTKWKINKRALVSLAKLVIRGCENLKKIPRGLRHLNTLKNLRVANMPQLFLSRMAENVGKDWRKIQHIPSKDIQIFLP; from the exons ATGGCTGAAGTTGCTACTATTGCTGCTGTTGCTACTGCATCGGTGGCAATACTGAAAACTTTTGTACTTCCTGAAATCACTAGTAAGAGACAAGTCCGATATGAAATCGATCAGCTTGGGACGACCCTCCAGTGGTTGCGTTTATACGGGGAAGAAGCATACAAAAACCGTAAATCAGATAAAAAGTACAAACTTTATATGAATCAAATGCTTGATATAGCCCTAGAAGCTGAGGATATCATCGAAGAATTCATCATCAAGACCAAACGTGGTCGAAATTCCATCAACTTAGAACTTTGCCATGACTTAAGAGATCGGATTAGAAACATCAATGAAAAGGTCAAATTAATACCGGGAACGCCTCAAAGTACCGGTGATGTCCCTGGATCTTCATATCGTGATTCATCATTTTTTCCGGTGCAACAGAAGATAAAGGTCAGAAGAGCTGAAATCTTCAAAGAGGAAGAAATACGCGACGAGGAACCCGTGAAAATGTACGAGAATAGCGAGAAACAAGTCATTGACTTGTTGACGGGAGAGGATAAGGAACTACGCATAATTTCAATCATAGGAATGGGTGGTGTTG aaaaatatacTCCGGAAGAAGTCTTTATGAGCATCATGAAAAGTTCTGGTTCCGGCGACTCTGATGCGGAGGTAACGAGCGAGAAGGTCAGTGCATGTCTGAAGAGAAAGAAGTACTTGATAGTGTTAGATGACATATGGGATATCGACGCTTGGACGAAGTTAAAAGGTGCTTTTCCGAATTCAAAAAATGGAAGCAGGGTGTTACTTACTACTCGCCACAAACGTGTAGCTCTGGAAGCTGATAAATCTTCAACTAGCAACAACATCCATGAGTTATCCGCAATAAATGATGAAAAGAAGAGTTGGGAACTCTTTCTGAAGAACTATCTACCATACAGCAGCGGCTTGGTGTCTGATATCGATGCGTATTTTTCTTCACATAATTTGGTGGAGATCGGAAACCAGATGATGAAAAAGTGCCACGGGTTACCTCTCGCAATAGTGGTGCTTGGAAGCCTCTTATCGTCCCTAGAAAGGAAACAGTCCGATCGGCCTATAAATTCAGTATGGTCCGAAGAATTTTTGCGGTCAAGTTGGCTTTGTAGTCAAGGTGATGATTCCCACAAATGTCCAGGAATTCTAGCGTTGAGTTATGATTTCTTGCCCTATCACTTACAGCCGTGCTTTCTTTACATGAGTCTTTTTCCTGGAACTAGTATGATACGTGTGACCAAGTTGTTTCAATACTGGATTGCCGAAGGATTTATTCAGAGCAGCAACGGATCAGGTCAAACGTTGGAAGACATTGCAAAAGATTACTTGGAAGAATTAATAGATGGAAGCTTGATCCAGGTCGGTAAAAGGAGGAGTGATGGAAGTGTAAGTACTTGTCATATTCATGGTTTACTTCATAGCATCTCTGACTCTGAATCTACAGAAGATAAGTTTTCTCAAACCTTTGATAGCGTCGATGAATTTAATAGTAAACAAGATAGTAGCAGCCGACGGGTTGTTGTTTACTCTAAAGAGCAGAATGAGAAGTACTTATCTGGATCTCATAATCCTCGGGTCCGTGCTTTGATGTGTCATGGGGATGTACATTTTCCTAAAGATAAATGCTTCAACTCTTTATTTGAGGGTTTCAAATCACTGAGGGTATTGGAACTCAACGGATATACAAAAGGTATTGTCTCATTACCGAAGGCAGTAGAAGAACTCATACATCTGAGGTACTTGAGCTTCGGGGAAACCAAATTACAAAAGATTAACACAAGTTACTTGAGAAAGCTTGTCAATCTCCAAACTCTTAACCTCAAAGGTCATGAAGTCGTGGCCGGTGACCAATCAAAGAAAAAATATGTCGTGCTAGATGATCAGATTTGGTACTTGAACCAATTGAGACATCTAtatctgaagaacattggactACCTGCAGCAAATCATAAAAGGAACTGGCCGATGTCTACTGTTCCAAAGTTTGGGATTGATAATCTAAAACAACTCCAGCTGTTATTCGTTCAGGCTGGGGATTGGATAAACGATGGCGGGTTGGACAAGCTGAGCTCCGTCAGAAAGTTAAAAATAGAAGAGTGTTTGAGTTCACATTCAGAGAAGATTTGTGGAGCCGTTGCAAAGTTTACGGAGCTTCGGTCGTTGGCGTTGATATACAAAACCTGCATCGACCAGCCGGTAATAAATGAAGAGTTACCCCTAGCATCTATCCATCTTTCAGACCATACTTCTCTCATAAGTTTACATTTAAAGGGACGCATCCTCAATTGGTCCAGAAATATAATTTCATTCCCATCACAACTTTGTAAGCTAAAGTTGAGCTGGTCATGGATTACTGAAGACCCCATGCCGATTCTGGAGAATTTGTCTTCGTTAAGATTCCTACACTTAGGTTTTGAATCTTACAGAGGGGAGCGAATGGTTTGCTCAAGCGGAGGTTTTGTCAGTCTCCAAACCCTGGAACTTGTTTCGATACTGAGCTTAACGAAATGGAAAATAAACAAGAGGGCTCTAGTAAGTCTGGCAAAGTTGGTTATACGTGGTTGCGAAAATTTGAAGAAGATTCCTCGGGGGTTACGACATTTAAATACACTAAAAAACCTAAGAGTAGCTAATATGCCACAGCTCTTCCTTAGCAGGATGGCAGAGAATGTAGGCAAGGATTGGCGTAAGATCCAACATATTCCTTCCAAGGATATACAGATTTTCCTTCCTTAA